From a region of the Procambarus clarkii isolate CNS0578487 chromosome 2, FALCON_Pclarkii_2.0, whole genome shotgun sequence genome:
- the LOC138366668 gene encoding zinc finger protein 543-like codes for MQESQCGTAPCRRVSVVLHHAGESVWYCTMQESQCGTAPCRRVSMVLHHAGESVWYCTMQESKCGTAPCRRVSVVLHHAGESVWYCTMQESQCGTAPCRRVSMVLHHAGESVWYCTMQESKCGTAPCRRVSVVLHHAGESVWYCTMQESQYGTAPCRRVSVVLHHAGESVWYCTMQESQYGTAPCRRVSMVLHHAGESVWYCTMQESQYGTAPFRRVSVVLHHAGESVWYCTMQESQCGTAR; via the coding sequence ATGCAGGAGAGTCAGTGTGGTACTGCACCATGCAGGAGAGTCAGTGTGGTACTGCACCATGCAGGAGAGTCAGTATGGTACTGCACCATGCAGGAGAGTCAGTGTGGTACTGCACCATGCAGGAGAGTCAGTATGGTACTGCACCATGCAGGAGAGTCAGTGTGGTACTGCACCATGCAGGAGAGTAAGTGTGGTACTGCACCATGCAGGAGAGTAAGTGTGGTACTGCACCATGCAGGAGAGTCAGTGTGGTACTGCACCATGCAGGAGAGTCAGTGTGGTACTGCACCATGCAGGAGAGTCAGTATGGTACTGCACCATGCAGGAGAGTCAGTGTGGTACTGCACCATGCAGGAGAGTAAGTGTGGTACTGCACCATGCAGGAGAGTCAGTGTGGTACTGCACCATGCAGGAGAGTCAGTGTGGTACTGCACCATGCAGGAGAGTCAGTATGGTACTGCACCATGCAGGAGAGTCAGTGTGGTACTGCACCATGCAGGAGAGTCAGTATGGTACTGCACCATGCAGGAGAGTCAGTATGGTACTGCACCATGCAGGAGAGTCAGTATGGTACTGCACCATGCAGGAGAGTCAGTGTGGTACTGCACCATGCAGGAGAGTCAGTATGGTACTGCACCATTCAGGAGAGTCAGTGTGGTACTGCACCATGCAGGAGAGTCAGTATGGTACTGCACCATGCAGGAGAGTCAGTGTGGTACTGCACGATGA
- the LOC138366666 gene encoding zinc finger protein 543-like, with amino-acid sequence MQESQYGTAPCRRVSVVLHHAGESVWYCTMQESQYGTAPCRKVSVVLHHAGESVWYCTMQESQCGTAPCRRVSMVLHHAGESVWYCTMQESKCGTAPCRRVSVVLHHAGESVWYCTMQESQCGTAPCRRVSMVLHHAGESVWYCTMQESQYGTAPCRRVSVVLHHAGE; translated from the coding sequence ATGCAGGAGAGTCAGTATGGTACTGCACCATGCAGGAGAGTCAGTGTGGTACTGCACCATGCAGGAGAGTCAGTGTGGTACTGCACCATGCAGGAGAGTCAGTATGGTACTGCACCATGCAGGAAAGTCAGTGTGGTACTGCACCATGCAGGAGAGTCAGTATGGTACTGCACCATGCAGGAGAGTCAGTGTGGTACTGCACCATGCAGGAGAGTCAGTATGGTACTGCACCATGCAGGAGAGTCAGTGTGGTACTGCACCATGCAGGAGAGTAAGTGTGGTACTGCACCATGCAGGAGAGTAAGTGTGGTACTGCACCATGCAGGAGAGTCAGTGTGGTACTGCACCATGCAGGAGAGTCAGTGTGGTACTGCACCATGCAGGAGAGTCAGTATGGTACTGCACCATGCAGGAGAGTCAGTGTGGTACTGCACCATGCAGGAGAGTCAGTATGGTACTGCACCATGCAGGAGAGTCAGTGTGGTACTGCACCATGCAGGAGAGTAA